A genomic region of Trifolium pratense cultivar HEN17-A07 linkage group LG3, ARS_RC_1.1, whole genome shotgun sequence contains the following coding sequences:
- the LOC123916420 gene encoding probable glucan 1,3-beta-glucosidase A: MEYRNYYLSFLVALCLSCPYTCLLAQNPPYKAVNLGNWLVAEGWMEQPSLFDGIVNKDLLDGTQVQLLSTKFQTYLAAENGGGADIVANRPSASGWETFRLWRVNETFFNFRVFNKQFVGISNQGGNKIVAVSNSPSNQETFQIIRNTNDPFKIRIRASNGLFLQVQSETSVTADYQGKSWEESDPSVFRMKIVRTLQGEYQLTNGLGPVKATQVLRDHWSSYITEQDFIFMSQNGLNAVRIPVGWWIAQNPTPKPFVEGSLAALDNAFTWAQNHGMKVIVDLHAVEGSQNGNDHSGTRDGFLEWGDSYIPQTVSVIDFLAERYGNRPSLGGIELMNEPQGVDIDSLKKYYKAGYDAVRKYNQNAYVIMSNPLGVEDSKILLSFVSGFNNVVLDVHYYNLYTDNFNNMNVQQNIDYINNERASDLSGVSSTNALSFVGEWTAEWKVESASKQDYQRYGQAQLDVYSRATFGWAYWSYKCQYNHWSLKWMIENGYIKL; encoded by the exons atgGAGTATAGAAACTATTATTTGAGCTTCTTAGTGGCTTTATGTCTCTCATGTCCATACACTTGTTTGCTTGCACAAAATCCACCATACAAAGCTGTGAATCTTGGAAACTGGCTTGTGGCTGAGGGGTGGATGGAACAACCTTCTCTCTTTGATGGAATTGTCAACAAAGATCTCTTG GATGGAACTCAAGTACAACTCCTGTCCACAAAGTTTCAAACATATCTTGCAGCTGAAAATGGGGGAGGAGCTGATATTGTGGCCAACCGTCCTTCGGCTTCTGGATGGGAAACATTTCGG CTTTGGAGGGTCAATGAAACATTCTTCAATTTTAGAGTGTTCAACAAGCAATTTGTGGGGATAAGTAATCAAGGAGGCAACAAAATTGTAGCCGTTTCAAATTCACCTAGCAACCAAGAAACATTTCAAATTATAAGGAATACTAATGATCCTTTCAAAATTAGAATCAGAGCATCAAATGGTTTATTTTTACAG GTTCAATCAGAGACATCTGTGACAGCAGATTATCAAGGTAAAAGTTGGGAAGAAAGTGACCCATCCGTCTTTCGTATGAAAATTGTAAGAACTTTACAAGGAGAGTACCAACTTACTAATGGTTTAGGACCAGTTAAAGCTACTCAAGTTTTAAGG GATCATTGGAGTTCATACATAACTGAACAAGATTTCATATTCATGTCACAAAATGGGCTGAATGCAGTGAGAATACCTGTTGGATGGTGGATAGCCCAAAATCCAACACCTAAACCTTTTGTTGAAGGATCTTTGGCAGCACTAGACAATGCTTTCACATGGGCACA AAATCATGGGATGAAAGTGATTGTGGACTTGCATGCAGTTGAAGGTTCACAAAATGGTAATGATCATAGTGGGACAAGGGATGGATTTTTAGAATGGGGTGATTCCTACATTCCTCAGACTGTCTCTGTCATAGACTTCTTAGCAGAAAG GTATGGTAATAGACCAAGTTTAGGAGGAATAGAGTTGATGAATGAGCCACAAGGTGTCGATATAGATAGCCTCAAGAAATATTACAAGGCAGGTTATGATGCTGTGAGAAAATACAACCAAAATGCTTATGTGATCATGTCAAATCCATTGGGTGTTGAAGATTCCAAAATTCTTCTCTCATTTGTCAGTGGCTTCAACAACGTAGTCCTTGATGTGCATTACTACAATCTCTATACGGACAACTTCAATAACATGAATGTTCAACAAAACATTGACTACATAAATAATGAAAGAGCCTCGGATCTTAGTGGTGTCTCTTCAACAAATGCTCTAAGTTTTGTAG GAGAATGGACTGCTGAGTGGAAGGTGGAAAGTGCATCTAAGCAAGATTATCAAAGGTATGGCCAAGCCCAATTGGATGTGTATTCTCGTGCAACATTTGGATGGGCTTATTGGTCCTACAAATGTCAGTATAATCATTGGAGTCTCAAGTGGATGATTGAGAATGGTTACATAAAGCTCTAG